The following proteins are co-located in the Microcebus murinus isolate Inina chromosome 21, M.murinus_Inina_mat1.0, whole genome shotgun sequence genome:
- the LOC105862613 gene encoding bromodomain-containing protein 8 isoform X5 yields the protein MATGTGKHKLLSTGPTEPWSIREKLCLASSVMRSGDQNWVSVSRAIKPFAEPGRPPDWFSQKHCASQYSELLETTETPKRKRGEKGEVVETVEDVIVRKLTAERVEELKKVIKETQERYRRLKRDAELIQAGHMDSRLDELCNDIAMKKKLEEEEAEVKRKATDAAYQARQAVKTPPRRLPTVMVRSPIDSASPGGDYPLGDLTPTTMEEATSGVTPGTLPSTPITSFPGIPDTLPPGSAPLEAPMTPVTDDSPQKKMLGQKATPPPSPLLSELLKKGSLLPTSPRLVNESEMAVASGHLNSTGVLLEVGGVLPMIHGGEIQQTPNTVAASPAASVSQPDTCVPMEAVGDPHTVTVSMDSSEISMIINSIKEECFRSGVAEAPGGSKAPSIDGKEDLDLAEKMDIAVSYTGEELDFETVGDIIAIIEDKVDDHPEVLDVAAVEAALSFCEENDDPQSLPGPWEHPIQQERDKPVPLPTPEMTVKQERLDFEETESKGIHELVDVREPSVEIKLEPAEPEPGISGAEIVAGVVPATSMEPPELRSQDLDEEPRSTATGEITEADVASGRGDETPLTTVKTEASPESMLSPSHGPNPIEDPLEAETQHKFEMSDSLKEESGTIFGSQIKDAPGEDEEEDGVSEAASLEEPKEEDQGEGYLSEMDNEPPVSESDDGFSIHNATLQSHTLADSIPSSPASSQFSVCSEDQEAIQAQKIWKKAIMLVWRAAANHRYANVFLQPVTDDIAPGYHSIVQRPMDLSTIKKNIENGLIRSTAEFQRDIMLMFQNAVMYNSSDHDVYHMAVEMQRDVLEQIQQFLATQLIMQTSESGISAKSLRGRDSTRKQDASEKDGGTRGRRCAIEADMKMKK from the exons ggtATCAGTTAGCAGAGCAATCAAGCCTTTTGCAGAACCTGGCCGCCCTCCAGACTGGTTTTCTCAAAAA cATTGTGCTTCCCAATACTCAGAGCTTCTAGAGACCACTGAGACCCCAAA ACGGAAACGAGGCGAAAAGGGAGAAGTAGTAGAAACTGTTGAAGATGTCATTGTTCGGAAACTGACTGCTGAGCGAGTTGAAGAACTAAAGAAAGTGATAAAGGAAACCCAGGAGAGATATAG ACGGCTAAAAAGAGATGCAGAACTAATTCAAGCTGGACACATGGACAGCAGACTGGATGAGCTTTGCAATGACATTGCAAT GAAGAAGAaattggaggaggaggaggctgaagTAAAAAGGAAGGCTACAGATGCTGCATATCAGG CTCGTCAAGCAGTAAAAACACCGCCTCGGAGGTTACCTACTGTGATGGTCCGCTCTCCTATAGATTCTGCCTCCCCAGGAGGTGATTATCCACTTGGGGACTTGACTCCAACCACTATGGAAGAGGCCACCTCTGGG GTAACCCCCGGGACTTTGCCGAGTACCCCAATCACCTCGTTTCCTGGGATTCCTGACACCCTTCCTCCAGGCTCTGCACCCTTAGAAGCCCCCATGACCCCAGTAACAGATGATTCACCCCAGAAAAAGATGCTTGGACAGAAAGCAactccacccccctcccctctgctgtCAGAGCTCTTGAAGAAGGGCAGCCTCTTGCCTACTAGCCCCAGACTG GTCAATGAGAGTGAAATGGCTGTGGCTTCTGGCCACCTGAACAGTACAGGTGTCCTCCTGGAGGTAGGCGGGGTCCTTCCCATGATACATGGTGGGGAGATACAGCAAACACCCAATACTGTTGCAGCCTCCCCTGCTGCCTCAG TGAGTCAGCCTGACACCTGTGTTCCCATGGAGGCTGTGGGGGATCCACATACTGTGACTGTTTCCATGGATAGCAGTGAAATCTCCATGATCATTAATTCTATCAAAGAAGAGTGTTTTCGATCAGGGGTAGCAGAGGCCCCTGGAGGATCAAAGGCTCCCAGCATAGATGGGAAGGAAGATTTAGATTTAGCTGAGAAGATGGATATCGCTGTGTCTTACACAGGTGAAGAGCTGGACTTTGAGACTGTTGGAGATATCATTGCCATCATAGAGGACAAG GTAGATGATCATCCTGAAGTGCTGGATGTGGCAGCAGTGGAAGCAGCACTGTCATTTTGTGAAGAGAATGATGATCCCCAGTCTTTGCCTGGGCCCTGGGAACACCCTATCCAGCAGGAGCGGGACAAGCCAGTGCCTCTCCCTACACCAGAGATGACAGTCAAGCAAGAGAGGCTGGATTTTGAGGAAACAGAAAGCAAGGGAATCCATGAATTGGTGGACGTCAGGGAACCCAGTGTTGAGATCAAGCTGGAACCTGCAGAACCAGAGCCAGGCATTTCAGGGGCCGAAATAGTAGCTGGAGTTGTTCCAGCTACAAGTATGGAGCCACCTGAACTCAGGAGCCAGGACTTGGATGAGGAACCCAGAAGTACTGCAACTGGAGAGATTACCGAAGCAGATGTTGCCAGTGGGAGAGGCGATGAGACCCCACTTACAACTGTGAAGACAGAG GCATCCCCTGAAAGCATGTTGTCTCCATCACATGGCCCAAATCCCATTGAAGATCCTTTAGAGGCAGAGACTCAGCACAAATTTGAAATGTCAG ACTCATTGAAAGAAGAATCAGGGACTATTTTTGGAAGCCAGATAAAG GATGCCCCAGGTGAGGATGAAGAGGAAGATGGGGTCAGTGAAGCGGCCAGCTTAGAGGAGCCTAAGGAAGAAGATCAAGGAGAAGGCTATTTGTCAGAAATGGATAATGAGCCCCCTGTGAGCGAGAGTGATGATGGCTTTAGCATACACAATGCTACGCTGCAGTCACACACACTGGCAGACTCCATCCCCAGCAGCCCTGCATCTTCACAGTT CTCTGTCTGTAGTGAGGATCAAGAAGCTATTCAGGCACAGAAAATCTGGAAGAAAGCCATTATGCTTGTATGGAGAGCTGCAGCAAATCATAG GTATGCCAATGTCTTTCTGCAGCCTGTTACAGATGACATAGCACCTGGCTACCACAGCATTGTACAGAG GCCTATGGATTTGTCAACTATcaagaaaaacattgaaaatggaCTGATCCGCAGCACAGCTGAATTTCAGCGTGACATTATGCTGATGTTTCAGAATGCTGTAATGTACAATAGCTCCGACCATGATGTCTATCACATGGCGGTAGAGATGCAGAGAGATGTCTTGGAGCAGATCCAG CAATTCTTGGCCACACAGTTGATTATGCAAACATCTGAGTCTGGGATCAGTGCTAAAAGTCTTCGAGGGAGAGATTCTACTCGCAAACAGGATGCTTCAGAGAAG GATGGGGGAACCAGGGGACGCCGCTGTGCCATTGAAGCAGACATGAAGATGAAAAAGTGA
- the LOC105862613 gene encoding bromodomain-containing protein 8 isoform X4: MATGTGKHKLLSTGPTEPWSIREKLCLASSVMRSGDQNWVSVSRAIKPFAEPGRPPDWFSQKHCASQYSELLETTETPKRKRGEKGEVVETVEDVIVRKLTAERVEELKKVIKETQERYRRLKRDAELIQAGHMDSRLDELCNDIAMKKKLEEEEAEVKRKATDAAYQARQAVKTPPRRLPTVMVRSPIDSASPGGDYPLGDLTPTTMEEATSGVNESEMAVASGHLNSTGVLLEVGGVLPMIHGGEIQQTPNTVAASPAASGAPTLSRLLEAGPTQFTTPLASFTTVASEPPVKLVPPPVESVSQATIVMMPALPAPSSAPAVSTPESVAPVSQPDTCVPMEAVGDPHTVTVSMDSSEISMIINSIKEECFRSGVAEAPGGSKAPSIDGKEDLDLAEKMDIAVSYTGEELDFETVGDIIAIIEDKVDDHPEVLDVAAVEAALSFCEENDDPQSLPGPWEHPIQQERDKPVPLPTPEMTVKQERLDFEETESKGIHELVDVREPSVEIKLEPAEPEPGISGAEIVAGVVPATSMEPPELRSQDLDEEPRSTATGEITEADVASGRGDETPLTTVKTEASPESMLSPSHGPNPIEDPLEAETQHKFEMSDSLKEESGTIFGSQIKDAPGEDEEEDGVSEAASLEEPKEEDQGEGYLSEMDNEPPVSESDDGFSIHNATLQSHTLADSIPSSPASSQFSVCSEDQEAIQAQKIWKKAIMLVWRAAANHRYANVFLQPVTDDIAPGYHSIVQRPMDLSTIKKNIENGLIRSTAEFQRDIMLMFQNAVMYNSSDHDVYHMAVEMQRDVLEQIQQFLATQLIMQTSESGISAKSLRGRDSTRKQDASEKDSVPMGSPAFLLSLFDGGTRGRRCAIEADMKMKK, from the exons ggtATCAGTTAGCAGAGCAATCAAGCCTTTTGCAGAACCTGGCCGCCCTCCAGACTGGTTTTCTCAAAAA cATTGTGCTTCCCAATACTCAGAGCTTCTAGAGACCACTGAGACCCCAAA ACGGAAACGAGGCGAAAAGGGAGAAGTAGTAGAAACTGTTGAAGATGTCATTGTTCGGAAACTGACTGCTGAGCGAGTTGAAGAACTAAAGAAAGTGATAAAGGAAACCCAGGAGAGATATAG ACGGCTAAAAAGAGATGCAGAACTAATTCAAGCTGGACACATGGACAGCAGACTGGATGAGCTTTGCAATGACATTGCAAT GAAGAAGAaattggaggaggaggaggctgaagTAAAAAGGAAGGCTACAGATGCTGCATATCAGG CTCGTCAAGCAGTAAAAACACCGCCTCGGAGGTTACCTACTGTGATGGTCCGCTCTCCTATAGATTCTGCCTCCCCAGGAGGTGATTATCCACTTGGGGACTTGACTCCAACCACTATGGAAGAGGCCACCTCTGGG GTCAATGAGAGTGAAATGGCTGTGGCTTCTGGCCACCTGAACAGTACAGGTGTCCTCCTGGAGGTAGGCGGGGTCCTTCCCATGATACATGGTGGGGAGATACAGCAAACACCCAATACTGTTGCAGCCTCCCCTGCTGCCTCAG GTGCTCCCACTCTTTCCCGGCTTTTAGAAGCTGGTCCTACACAGTTCACCACACCTCTTGCTTCCTTCACTACTGTTGCCAGTGAGCCTCCAGTTAAACTTGTGCCACCCCCTGTAGAGTCTGTGTCCCAGGCTACCATTGTCATGATGCCTGCGCTGCCAGCACCATCCTCTGCTCCGGCTGTCTCCACTCCTGAAAGTGTAGCTCCAG TGAGTCAGCCTGACACCTGTGTTCCCATGGAGGCTGTGGGGGATCCACATACTGTGACTGTTTCCATGGATAGCAGTGAAATCTCCATGATCATTAATTCTATCAAAGAAGAGTGTTTTCGATCAGGGGTAGCAGAGGCCCCTGGAGGATCAAAGGCTCCCAGCATAGATGGGAAGGAAGATTTAGATTTAGCTGAGAAGATGGATATCGCTGTGTCTTACACAGGTGAAGAGCTGGACTTTGAGACTGTTGGAGATATCATTGCCATCATAGAGGACAAG GTAGATGATCATCCTGAAGTGCTGGATGTGGCAGCAGTGGAAGCAGCACTGTCATTTTGTGAAGAGAATGATGATCCCCAGTCTTTGCCTGGGCCCTGGGAACACCCTATCCAGCAGGAGCGGGACAAGCCAGTGCCTCTCCCTACACCAGAGATGACAGTCAAGCAAGAGAGGCTGGATTTTGAGGAAACAGAAAGCAAGGGAATCCATGAATTGGTGGACGTCAGGGAACCCAGTGTTGAGATCAAGCTGGAACCTGCAGAACCAGAGCCAGGCATTTCAGGGGCCGAAATAGTAGCTGGAGTTGTTCCAGCTACAAGTATGGAGCCACCTGAACTCAGGAGCCAGGACTTGGATGAGGAACCCAGAAGTACTGCAACTGGAGAGATTACCGAAGCAGATGTTGCCAGTGGGAGAGGCGATGAGACCCCACTTACAACTGTGAAGACAGAG GCATCCCCTGAAAGCATGTTGTCTCCATCACATGGCCCAAATCCCATTGAAGATCCTTTAGAGGCAGAGACTCAGCACAAATTTGAAATGTCAG ACTCATTGAAAGAAGAATCAGGGACTATTTTTGGAAGCCAGATAAAG GATGCCCCAGGTGAGGATGAAGAGGAAGATGGGGTCAGTGAAGCGGCCAGCTTAGAGGAGCCTAAGGAAGAAGATCAAGGAGAAGGCTATTTGTCAGAAATGGATAATGAGCCCCCTGTGAGCGAGAGTGATGATGGCTTTAGCATACACAATGCTACGCTGCAGTCACACACACTGGCAGACTCCATCCCCAGCAGCCCTGCATCTTCACAGTT CTCTGTCTGTAGTGAGGATCAAGAAGCTATTCAGGCACAGAAAATCTGGAAGAAAGCCATTATGCTTGTATGGAGAGCTGCAGCAAATCATAG GTATGCCAATGTCTTTCTGCAGCCTGTTACAGATGACATAGCACCTGGCTACCACAGCATTGTACAGAG GCCTATGGATTTGTCAACTATcaagaaaaacattgaaaatggaCTGATCCGCAGCACAGCTGAATTTCAGCGTGACATTATGCTGATGTTTCAGAATGCTGTAATGTACAATAGCTCCGACCATGATGTCTATCACATGGCGGTAGAGATGCAGAGAGATGTCTTGGAGCAGATCCAG CAATTCTTGGCCACACAGTTGATTATGCAAACATCTGAGTCTGGGATCAGTGCTAAAAGTCTTCGAGGGAGAGATTCTACTCGCAAACAGGATGCTTCAGAGAAG GACAGTGTCCCCATGGGttctcctgccttccttctctctctcttt GATGGGGGAACCAGGGGACGCCGCTGTGCCATTGAAGCAGACATGAAGATGAAAAAGTGA
- the LOC105862613 gene encoding bromodomain-containing protein 8 isoform X3, with amino-acid sequence MATGTGKHKLLSTGPTEPWSIREKLCLASSVMRSGDQNWVSVSRAIKPFAEPGRPPDWFSQKHCASQYSELLETTETPKRKRGEKGEVVETVEDVIVRKLTAERVEELKKVIKETQERYRRLKRDAELIQAGHMDSRLDELCNDIAMKKKLEEEEAEVKRKATDAAYQARQAVKTPPRRLPTVMVRSPIDSASPGGDYPLGDLTPTTMEEATSGVTPGTLPSTPITSFPGIPDTLPPGSAPLEAPMTPVTDDSPQKKMLGQKATPPPSPLLSELLKKGSLLPTSPRLVNESEMAVASGHLNSTGVLLEVGGVLPMIHGGEIQQTPNTVAASPAASVSQPDTCVPMEAVGDPHTVTVSMDSSEISMIINSIKEECFRSGVAEAPGGSKAPSIDGKEDLDLAEKMDIAVSYTGEELDFETVGDIIAIIEDKVDDHPEVLDVAAVEAALSFCEENDDPQSLPGPWEHPIQQERDKPVPLPTPEMTVKQERLDFEETESKGIHELVDVREPSVEIKLEPAEPEPGISGAEIVAGVVPATSMEPPELRSQDLDEEPRSTATGEITEADVASGRGDETPLTTVKTEASPESMLSPSHGPNPIEDPLEAETQHKFEMSDSLKEESGTIFGSQIKDAPGEDEEEDGVSEAASLEEPKEEDQGEGYLSEMDNEPPVSESDDGFSIHNATLQSHTLADSIPSSPASSQFSVCSEDQEAIQAQKIWKKAIMLVWRAAANHRYANVFLQPVTDDIAPGYHSIVQRPMDLSTIKKNIENGLIRSTAEFQRDIMLMFQNAVMYNSSDHDVYHMAVEMQRDVLEQIQQFLATQLIMQTSESGISAKSLRGRDSTRKQDASEKDSVPMGSPAFLLSLFDGGTRGRRCAIEADMKMKK; translated from the exons ggtATCAGTTAGCAGAGCAATCAAGCCTTTTGCAGAACCTGGCCGCCCTCCAGACTGGTTTTCTCAAAAA cATTGTGCTTCCCAATACTCAGAGCTTCTAGAGACCACTGAGACCCCAAA ACGGAAACGAGGCGAAAAGGGAGAAGTAGTAGAAACTGTTGAAGATGTCATTGTTCGGAAACTGACTGCTGAGCGAGTTGAAGAACTAAAGAAAGTGATAAAGGAAACCCAGGAGAGATATAG ACGGCTAAAAAGAGATGCAGAACTAATTCAAGCTGGACACATGGACAGCAGACTGGATGAGCTTTGCAATGACATTGCAAT GAAGAAGAaattggaggaggaggaggctgaagTAAAAAGGAAGGCTACAGATGCTGCATATCAGG CTCGTCAAGCAGTAAAAACACCGCCTCGGAGGTTACCTACTGTGATGGTCCGCTCTCCTATAGATTCTGCCTCCCCAGGAGGTGATTATCCACTTGGGGACTTGACTCCAACCACTATGGAAGAGGCCACCTCTGGG GTAACCCCCGGGACTTTGCCGAGTACCCCAATCACCTCGTTTCCTGGGATTCCTGACACCCTTCCTCCAGGCTCTGCACCCTTAGAAGCCCCCATGACCCCAGTAACAGATGATTCACCCCAGAAAAAGATGCTTGGACAGAAAGCAactccacccccctcccctctgctgtCAGAGCTCTTGAAGAAGGGCAGCCTCTTGCCTACTAGCCCCAGACTG GTCAATGAGAGTGAAATGGCTGTGGCTTCTGGCCACCTGAACAGTACAGGTGTCCTCCTGGAGGTAGGCGGGGTCCTTCCCATGATACATGGTGGGGAGATACAGCAAACACCCAATACTGTTGCAGCCTCCCCTGCTGCCTCAG TGAGTCAGCCTGACACCTGTGTTCCCATGGAGGCTGTGGGGGATCCACATACTGTGACTGTTTCCATGGATAGCAGTGAAATCTCCATGATCATTAATTCTATCAAAGAAGAGTGTTTTCGATCAGGGGTAGCAGAGGCCCCTGGAGGATCAAAGGCTCCCAGCATAGATGGGAAGGAAGATTTAGATTTAGCTGAGAAGATGGATATCGCTGTGTCTTACACAGGTGAAGAGCTGGACTTTGAGACTGTTGGAGATATCATTGCCATCATAGAGGACAAG GTAGATGATCATCCTGAAGTGCTGGATGTGGCAGCAGTGGAAGCAGCACTGTCATTTTGTGAAGAGAATGATGATCCCCAGTCTTTGCCTGGGCCCTGGGAACACCCTATCCAGCAGGAGCGGGACAAGCCAGTGCCTCTCCCTACACCAGAGATGACAGTCAAGCAAGAGAGGCTGGATTTTGAGGAAACAGAAAGCAAGGGAATCCATGAATTGGTGGACGTCAGGGAACCCAGTGTTGAGATCAAGCTGGAACCTGCAGAACCAGAGCCAGGCATTTCAGGGGCCGAAATAGTAGCTGGAGTTGTTCCAGCTACAAGTATGGAGCCACCTGAACTCAGGAGCCAGGACTTGGATGAGGAACCCAGAAGTACTGCAACTGGAGAGATTACCGAAGCAGATGTTGCCAGTGGGAGAGGCGATGAGACCCCACTTACAACTGTGAAGACAGAG GCATCCCCTGAAAGCATGTTGTCTCCATCACATGGCCCAAATCCCATTGAAGATCCTTTAGAGGCAGAGACTCAGCACAAATTTGAAATGTCAG ACTCATTGAAAGAAGAATCAGGGACTATTTTTGGAAGCCAGATAAAG GATGCCCCAGGTGAGGATGAAGAGGAAGATGGGGTCAGTGAAGCGGCCAGCTTAGAGGAGCCTAAGGAAGAAGATCAAGGAGAAGGCTATTTGTCAGAAATGGATAATGAGCCCCCTGTGAGCGAGAGTGATGATGGCTTTAGCATACACAATGCTACGCTGCAGTCACACACACTGGCAGACTCCATCCCCAGCAGCCCTGCATCTTCACAGTT CTCTGTCTGTAGTGAGGATCAAGAAGCTATTCAGGCACAGAAAATCTGGAAGAAAGCCATTATGCTTGTATGGAGAGCTGCAGCAAATCATAG GTATGCCAATGTCTTTCTGCAGCCTGTTACAGATGACATAGCACCTGGCTACCACAGCATTGTACAGAG GCCTATGGATTTGTCAACTATcaagaaaaacattgaaaatggaCTGATCCGCAGCACAGCTGAATTTCAGCGTGACATTATGCTGATGTTTCAGAATGCTGTAATGTACAATAGCTCCGACCATGATGTCTATCACATGGCGGTAGAGATGCAGAGAGATGTCTTGGAGCAGATCCAG CAATTCTTGGCCACACAGTTGATTATGCAAACATCTGAGTCTGGGATCAGTGCTAAAAGTCTTCGAGGGAGAGATTCTACTCGCAAACAGGATGCTTCAGAGAAG GACAGTGTCCCCATGGGttctcctgccttccttctctctctcttt GATGGGGGAACCAGGGGACGCCGCTGTGCCATTGAAGCAGACATGAAGATGAAAAAGTGA
- the LOC105862613 gene encoding bromodomain-containing protein 8 isoform X2, whose translation MATGTGKHKLLSTGPTEPWSIREKLCLASSVMRSGDQNWVSVSRAIKPFAEPGRPPDWFSQKHCASQYSELLETTETPKRKRGEKGEVVETVEDVIVRKLTAERVEELKKVIKETQERYRRLKRDAELIQAGHMDSRLDELCNDIAMKKKLEEEEAEVKRKATDAAYQARQAVKTPPRRLPTVMVRSPIDSASPGGDYPLGDLTPTTMEEATSGVTPGTLPSTPITSFPGIPDTLPPGSAPLEAPMTPVTDDSPQKKMLGQKATPPPSPLLSELLKKGSLLPTSPRLVNESEMAVASGHLNSTGVLLEVGGVLPMIHGGEIQQTPNTVAASPAASGAPTLSRLLEAGPTQFTTPLASFTTVASEPPVKLVPPPVESVSQATIVMMPALPAPSSAPAVSTPESVAPVSQPDTCVPMEAVGDPHTVTVSMDSSEISMIINSIKEECFRSGVAEAPGGSKAPSIDGKEDLDLAEKMDIAVSYTGEELDFETVGDIIAIIEDKVDDHPEVLDVAAVEAALSFCEENDDPQSLPGPWEHPIQQERDKPVPLPTPEMTVKQERLDFEETESKGIHELVDVREPSVEIKLEPAEPEPGISGAEIVAGVVPATSMEPPELRSQDLDEEPRSTATGEITEADVASGRGDETPLTTVKTEASPESMLSPSHGPNPIEDPLEAETQHKFEMSDSLKEESGTIFGSQIKDAPGEDEEEDGVSEAASLEEPKEEDQGEGYLSEMDNEPPVSESDDGFSIHNATLQSHTLADSIPSSPASSQFSVCSEDQEAIQAQKIWKKAIMLVWRAAANHRYANVFLQPVTDDIAPGYHSIVQRPMDLSTIKKNIENGLIRSTAEFQRDIMLMFQNAVMYNSSDHDVYHMAVEMQRDVLEQIQQFLATQLIMQTSESGISAKSLRGRDSTRKQDASEKDGGTRGRRCAIEADMKMKK comes from the exons ggtATCAGTTAGCAGAGCAATCAAGCCTTTTGCAGAACCTGGCCGCCCTCCAGACTGGTTTTCTCAAAAA cATTGTGCTTCCCAATACTCAGAGCTTCTAGAGACCACTGAGACCCCAAA ACGGAAACGAGGCGAAAAGGGAGAAGTAGTAGAAACTGTTGAAGATGTCATTGTTCGGAAACTGACTGCTGAGCGAGTTGAAGAACTAAAGAAAGTGATAAAGGAAACCCAGGAGAGATATAG ACGGCTAAAAAGAGATGCAGAACTAATTCAAGCTGGACACATGGACAGCAGACTGGATGAGCTTTGCAATGACATTGCAAT GAAGAAGAaattggaggaggaggaggctgaagTAAAAAGGAAGGCTACAGATGCTGCATATCAGG CTCGTCAAGCAGTAAAAACACCGCCTCGGAGGTTACCTACTGTGATGGTCCGCTCTCCTATAGATTCTGCCTCCCCAGGAGGTGATTATCCACTTGGGGACTTGACTCCAACCACTATGGAAGAGGCCACCTCTGGG GTAACCCCCGGGACTTTGCCGAGTACCCCAATCACCTCGTTTCCTGGGATTCCTGACACCCTTCCTCCAGGCTCTGCACCCTTAGAAGCCCCCATGACCCCAGTAACAGATGATTCACCCCAGAAAAAGATGCTTGGACAGAAAGCAactccacccccctcccctctgctgtCAGAGCTCTTGAAGAAGGGCAGCCTCTTGCCTACTAGCCCCAGACTG GTCAATGAGAGTGAAATGGCTGTGGCTTCTGGCCACCTGAACAGTACAGGTGTCCTCCTGGAGGTAGGCGGGGTCCTTCCCATGATACATGGTGGGGAGATACAGCAAACACCCAATACTGTTGCAGCCTCCCCTGCTGCCTCAG GTGCTCCCACTCTTTCCCGGCTTTTAGAAGCTGGTCCTACACAGTTCACCACACCTCTTGCTTCCTTCACTACTGTTGCCAGTGAGCCTCCAGTTAAACTTGTGCCACCCCCTGTAGAGTCTGTGTCCCAGGCTACCATTGTCATGATGCCTGCGCTGCCAGCACCATCCTCTGCTCCGGCTGTCTCCACTCCTGAAAGTGTAGCTCCAG TGAGTCAGCCTGACACCTGTGTTCCCATGGAGGCTGTGGGGGATCCACATACTGTGACTGTTTCCATGGATAGCAGTGAAATCTCCATGATCATTAATTCTATCAAAGAAGAGTGTTTTCGATCAGGGGTAGCAGAGGCCCCTGGAGGATCAAAGGCTCCCAGCATAGATGGGAAGGAAGATTTAGATTTAGCTGAGAAGATGGATATCGCTGTGTCTTACACAGGTGAAGAGCTGGACTTTGAGACTGTTGGAGATATCATTGCCATCATAGAGGACAAG GTAGATGATCATCCTGAAGTGCTGGATGTGGCAGCAGTGGAAGCAGCACTGTCATTTTGTGAAGAGAATGATGATCCCCAGTCTTTGCCTGGGCCCTGGGAACACCCTATCCAGCAGGAGCGGGACAAGCCAGTGCCTCTCCCTACACCAGAGATGACAGTCAAGCAAGAGAGGCTGGATTTTGAGGAAACAGAAAGCAAGGGAATCCATGAATTGGTGGACGTCAGGGAACCCAGTGTTGAGATCAAGCTGGAACCTGCAGAACCAGAGCCAGGCATTTCAGGGGCCGAAATAGTAGCTGGAGTTGTTCCAGCTACAAGTATGGAGCCACCTGAACTCAGGAGCCAGGACTTGGATGAGGAACCCAGAAGTACTGCAACTGGAGAGATTACCGAAGCAGATGTTGCCAGTGGGAGAGGCGATGAGACCCCACTTACAACTGTGAAGACAGAG GCATCCCCTGAAAGCATGTTGTCTCCATCACATGGCCCAAATCCCATTGAAGATCCTTTAGAGGCAGAGACTCAGCACAAATTTGAAATGTCAG ACTCATTGAAAGAAGAATCAGGGACTATTTTTGGAAGCCAGATAAAG GATGCCCCAGGTGAGGATGAAGAGGAAGATGGGGTCAGTGAAGCGGCCAGCTTAGAGGAGCCTAAGGAAGAAGATCAAGGAGAAGGCTATTTGTCAGAAATGGATAATGAGCCCCCTGTGAGCGAGAGTGATGATGGCTTTAGCATACACAATGCTACGCTGCAGTCACACACACTGGCAGACTCCATCCCCAGCAGCCCTGCATCTTCACAGTT CTCTGTCTGTAGTGAGGATCAAGAAGCTATTCAGGCACAGAAAATCTGGAAGAAAGCCATTATGCTTGTATGGAGAGCTGCAGCAAATCATAG GTATGCCAATGTCTTTCTGCAGCCTGTTACAGATGACATAGCACCTGGCTACCACAGCATTGTACAGAG GCCTATGGATTTGTCAACTATcaagaaaaacattgaaaatggaCTGATCCGCAGCACAGCTGAATTTCAGCGTGACATTATGCTGATGTTTCAGAATGCTGTAATGTACAATAGCTCCGACCATGATGTCTATCACATGGCGGTAGAGATGCAGAGAGATGTCTTGGAGCAGATCCAG CAATTCTTGGCCACACAGTTGATTATGCAAACATCTGAGTCTGGGATCAGTGCTAAAAGTCTTCGAGGGAGAGATTCTACTCGCAAACAGGATGCTTCAGAGAAG GATGGGGGAACCAGGGGACGCCGCTGTGCCATTGAAGCAGACATGAAGATGAAAAAGTGA